The sequence ACTCGCCCGGCTCCGCCCAGGCGTGCGGGGCCAGGTTGAACGTGCCCCAGTGGATGGGGAGCAGCACTCCGTGCGGGCGGTCGCCCTGGAGGTCCAGGTGGGCGCGCATGCCTTCGGCGGGGGTCATGTGGATGTCCGGCCAGTACTCCGAGTACGCGCCGATCTGGATCATGGTGGCGTCGAAGGGGCCGTGCTCGGCGCCGATGTCCCGGAAGCCGGGGAAGTAGCCGGTGTCCCCGCTGTGGTAGATCCGGTGTTCCGGGCCCGCGACGACCCAGGACGCCCAGAGGGTGTGCTGCCCGTTGCGCAGCCCGCGACCGCAGAAGTGGCGTGCGGGGGTGGCGGTGAGGCTGATCCCGCCGACCGTCGCGGTCTCGTTCCAGTCGAGCTCGTGCATCCGGGCGGCGGGGACACCCCAGCGCTCCAGATGGGCTCCGACACCGAGCGGCACGGCGAAGACCGTGTCGGTGCCGGCCAGAGCGCGGATCGTCGGCAGGTCGAGGTGGTCGTAGTGGTCGTGGGAGATCACGACGGCATCGACGGGCCCGAGCGCGGCCAGCGACAGCGGAGTGGGGTGCAGCCGCTTGGGCCCGGCGAACGGGAACGGGGAACAGCGCTCGCCCCAGACCGGATCGAACAGGATCCGTCGGCCGTCGATCTCCGCCAGCACGCTCGAATGACCCATCCAGGTCAGCCGGAGCCCGCTGACGGGCGGAGCGGCCAGATCGGCGAGCGTGGTGGGGTGGACGGGCACGGCGCCGTTCGGCGTCCTCAGGGCCCGCTGCTCCTTCTGGAAATAGGTCTTGGCGAACTCGACGGTGGACCCGGAGGGCCTGATCCGGGCCCCCACCGGGTTCTGGAACGCACCGTCGACGAAATGGGGCGAGCGGCGAATGCGCTCCATCCGCGATCCGGCGGGATCGGCCCCGAAGGACTCGGTGCGCAGGGAGCGCAGTTTCGTGCGGAGCGGAAGCAGATAGTCAGCGCCGGTCACAACATCTCCTGAGGGAGTCGGTGTCGTTTCATTATGGTCGGCCTGTGCGACAGGGCGACCAGAAGATGCTGAACGGGGCAGCCGGCCCGGCCACCGGGGGTGTCAGCCACGCGGCTGCCCGTAGACGTGATCGATGCGCAGAGTGAGCAGGACCCTGCGGTCCTCGACCATGGCCCGTCGGTACTCCTCCCAGTCGGGATGCTCACCCTTGACGTCCCGGTAGAGCGTGACCAGGGCCTCCACGGTGGCGTCGTCGGGGGCCTCGGCGGGCGGGGTCAGCTCGGCGGTTCCCTCGGCGACGGTCCATGCCCAACGGTCGTCGCTGGTCACGTGGTAGCTCGCCCGGGGGTCGCGCCGCAGGTTGCGGGTCTTCGCCCGGCCCTCGGTGACCGAGACGCGGACCACCTGCTCCTCGGGGGAGAAGGCGTGGTTGACGTTGGAGAGCTGCGGGCGTCCGTCCTGCTTCAGGGTGACCAGCACCCCGCCGTCCTGCTCGCCGAGGAGACGGAGCAGTGCTTCCCGGTCCGGTTCGATTCGCGTCATGCCACAGGCAACGTCCGGGCCGGCCGGAGGATTCCGGTACGGATTCCCTCACGTGGTGATGTCACATCCGTCGGCCCCCGTTACGTCCTTCCGGTGAACGTCCGTTTCCCGGGTCGCCGCCGGTCACCGGCCATCGTCCGTGCCGCCGCTGACCTGGCCGATTCGTTAGGGTGTCTCGGTGGCAAGAGTCCGGTTGAACGTGGCGGAGCGCCGTGAGGAGCTGCTGCGCGCCGCGGTCGAGCAGATCGAGGTCCGCGGGGTGTCGTCCGTGCGGATCGCCGATGTGGCCTCCGTGCTGGGCGTGAGCAACGCCCTCGTCCTCTACCACTTCTCGACCAAGGAGAAGCTGGTCTCGGCCGCCTTCGCGTATGCCGCCGAGGCCGATCTGGCCCACCTCCGCAAGCTGCTGGCCCGCCGCACCACGGCCGTGCGCCGGCTGCGGGCGGCGGTGCGGTGGTACGCGCCGACGGGAACGGCCAAGGGCTGGCGGCTGTGGATCGAGGGCTGGGCCGCCTCGCTGCGCGAC is a genomic window of Streptomyces sp. YPW6 containing:
- a CDS encoding MBL fold metallo-hydrolase; translated protein: MTGADYLLPLRTKLRSLRTESFGADPAGSRMERIRRSPHFVDGAFQNPVGARIRPSGSTVEFAKTYFQKEQRALRTPNGAVPVHPTTLADLAAPPVSGLRLTWMGHSSVLAEIDGRRILFDPVWGERCSPFPFAGPKRLHPTPLSLAALGPVDAVVISHDHYDHLDLPTIRALAGTDTVFAVPLGVGAHLERWGVPAARMHELDWNETATVGGISLTATPARHFCGRGLRNGQHTLWASWVVAGPEHRIYHSGDTGYFPGFRDIGAEHGPFDATMIQIGAYSEYWPDIHMTPAEGMRAHLDLQGDRPHGVLLPIHWGTFNLAPHAWAEPGEWTKDAGDEADQPVAFPRPGEPFEPAGILPVEPWWRALSPALAHPWRRSGEQAASGHGPAPAARGDLDLAGER
- a CDS encoding PPOX class F420-dependent oxidoreductase, coding for MTRIEPDREALLRLLGEQDGGVLVTLKQDGRPQLSNVNHAFSPEEQVVRVSVTEGRAKTRNLRRDPRASYHVTSDDRWAWTVAEGTAELTPPAEAPDDATVEALVTLYRDVKGEHPDWEEYRRAMVEDRRVLLTLRIDHVYGQPRG
- a CDS encoding TetR/AcrR family transcriptional regulator, which codes for MARVRLNVAERREELLRAAVEQIEVRGVSSVRIADVASVLGVSNALVLYHFSTKEKLVSAAFAYAAEADLAHLRKLLARRTTAVRRLRAAVRWYAPTGTAKGWRLWIEGWAASLRDPALREVAGDLDQRWKSALAQVIEEGAAAGEFRCEDPRSAAWRLTALLDGMAVQTTSYAGPLSRTTMLRWTDEALARELGIDLLCLTGGPAVVSPADS